A single region of the Oreochromis niloticus isolate F11D_XX linkage group LG19, O_niloticus_UMD_NMBU, whole genome shotgun sequence genome encodes:
- the ttc7b gene encoding tetratricopeptide repeat protein 7B isoform X1, protein MTARKSGSRLETEIERCRSEAQWDKIPELVRQLSAKLISNDDLGELLLGECKLQTYLKENPIKQGTSPRVQRPKLLEVRKHLTAALDRGNLKPDYIQEASLLMAKLCYVEGEYKDALGHYSKVNLDDMQLAGAPVYRLSMIAESYATKGLCLEKVPAASPSLSNKNAGSPASNRSMTEREQEIITCYEKSGDIALLYLQEAEKALSAGIQNRSPKPGPTAQDQELGYFLETGLQRAHVIHFKNGNLTQGVGRFREILRAIETRTTQNLRMTIARQLAEILLRGMCEQSYWSPVEDPPVVSPLDDPTRQGHTHSKSYSLSRRPRVYSGENLFCPQENTEEALLLLLISESMANRDAVLSRIPEHNNDRIISLQSASVVYDLLTIALGRRGQYEMLSECLERAMKFAFEEFHLWYQLALSLMAAGKSARAVKVLKECIRLKPDDPTIPLLAVKLCIGPLHWLDEGECFAKMVIDMGEKAAEFRAKGYLAIGLVYSLKATDASLRSTQEEYQRKALGAFQRAQSLSPTDHLAAFYLALQLAVSRQIPEALGYVRQALQLQGDDVHSLHLLALLLSAQKHYHDALNIIEMALSEYPENFNLLYTKVKLEAMCRGPEEALLTCKHMLQIWKSFYNLTNPSLWSDFFVKNLGIFCKYPKDVAFTPVPECRSQCQPDSGRGSSLLDRAIADRRQLNAMTLPDFSDPETVSGSSSSLSGFEPVSPTSPSTISTVSSPLSSPSSPVFIFQPPRTPLPPLRKPSFRSPLPSLPPSLPPPPPPPRTKTRTHSFCNHAIVRQLSSNCGLQDANTLGFSSMFSVCSVHATSIAASRVEQALSEVASSLQSSAPKHGPLHPWMTLAQIWLHAAEVYMGMSKPAEATACTQEAANLFPTSHNVLYMRGQIAELRGNIDEAKRWYEEALSINPTHVKTMQRLGLILHQLQRYSLSEKVLRDAVQVNSTAHDVWNSLGEVLQAQGNAAAATECFLTALELEASSPILPFTIIPRAL, encoded by the exons ATGACAGCGAGGAAGTCTGGCTCACGACTGGAGACAGAGATAGAGCGATGCCGCTCGGAGGCCCAGTGGGATAAGATTCCAGAGTTGGTGCGACAGCTCTCGGCTAAACTGATATCAAACG ATGACCTGGGTGAGCTGCTGTTGGGTGAATGTAAGCTGCAGACGTACCTGAAGGAGAATCCCATCAAGCAAGGTACAAGTCCCAGGGTCCAACGGCCAAAACTGCTGGAGGTCAGGAAGCATCTCACTGCTGCTCTGGACAGAGGAAACCTGAAG CCGGATTACATCCAGGAAGCCAGCCTGTTAATGGCCAAACTGTGCTATGTGGAGGGAGAATACAAAGATGCTTTAG GGCACTACAGCAAGGTGAACCTGGATGATATGCAGCTGGCTGGAGCTCCTGTGTACAGGCTGTCTATGATAGCAGAGTCTTATGCGACTAAAG GTTTGTGCCTAGAGAAAGTCCCAGCTGCTTCGCCGTCTCTATCCAATAAGAACGCCGGGTCTCCGGCGTCCAACAGAAGCATGACCGAGCGGGAGCAGGAGATCATCACCTGCTACGAAAAGTCTGGAGACATCGCTTTGCTCTATCTGCAGGAGGCCGAGAAG GCGTTGTCAGCAGGGATTCAGAACCGCAGTCCAAAACCTGGCCCGACAGCTCAGGACCAGGAGCTGGGCTACTTCCTAGAGACGGGCCTTCAGAGAGCCCATGTCATCCATTTCAAGAATGG CAACCTGACACAAGGTGTGGGCAGGTTTCGAGAGATTCTTCGGGCTATTGAGACCAGAACCACCCAGAACCTACGAATG ACCATAGCCAGACAGCTTGCAGAGATCTTGCTCAGAGGAATGTGTGAACAGAGTTACTGGTCTCCTGTTGAAGACCCACCCGTTGTGTCGCCCCTGGACGATCCGACACGCCAAGGACACACTCATAGCAAGAGCTACAGCCTAAGCCGACGCCCACGAGTGTACTCGGGAGAGAA TCTGTTTTGCCCTCAGGAGAACACAGAAGAAgccttgctgctgctgctcatcaGTGAATCCATG gccAACCGTGACGCCGTCCTAAGCAGAATTCCCGAACACAACAACGATCGGATCATCAGTCTGCAGTCGGCCTCGGTGGTGTATGACCTGCTGACTATAGCTCTGGGCAGGAGAGGGCAGTATGAGATGTTGTCAGAG TGTTTGGAGAGAGCCATGAAGTTCGCCTTTGAGGAGTTCCACTTGTGGTATCAGCTCGCCTTGTCGCTGATGGCAGCAGGCAAATCAGCTCGTGCCGTTAAGGTTCTCAAGGAGTGTATCCGCCTGAAGCCCGATGACCCCACCATCCCGCTGCTGGCCGTAAAGCTGTGCATCGGACCTCTGCACTGG CTGGATGAAGGAGAATGCTTTGCAAAGATGGTGATTGACATGGGAGAGAAAGCAGCTGAATTCAGAGCCAAAGGCTACTTGGCAATAGGTTTGGTTTACAGCCTCAAAGCCACTGATG CGTCATTGCGGAGCACACAGGAGGAATACCAGAGGAAAGCTTTGGGAGCCTTCCAGAG AGCTCAGAGTCTGTCTCCAACTGACCATTTGGCAGCCTTCTACTTGGCGCTGCAGCTTGCCGTGTCCAGACAG atcCCCGAGGCGCTAGGCTATGTTCGACAGGCGCTGCAGCTTCAAGGAGATGACGTCCACTCCCTTCACCTGCTGGCCCTGCTTCTCTCTGCCCAGAAACACTACCACGATGCTCTCAATATCATAGAGATGGCTCTCTCCGAGTACCCCGAAAACTTCAA tcTGTTGTATACCAAGGTCAAACTGGAGGCTATGTGTAGAGGACCCGAAGAAGCTCTGCTCACCTGTAAACACATGCTGCAGATCTGGAAGAGCTTTTACAACCTTACCAACCCCAG TCTGTGGAGTGACTTCTTTGTGAAGAACTTGGGAATTTTCTGCAAATATCCAAAGGATGTGGCATTTACGCCCGTTCCCGAGTGCCGCTCCCAGTGCCAACC TGATTCGGGGCGTGGCAGCAGTCTGTTGGATAGAGCCATAGCAGACAGGCGACAGCTCAACGCTATGACCCTGCCTGACTTCAGTGACCCTGAGACTG TCTCAGGTTCTTCCTCTTCGCTCTCTGGTTTCGAACCAGTCTCCCCCACCTCCCCCTCCACCATTTCCACCGTCTCCTCCCCACTGTCTTCCCCTTCTTCCCCTGTCTTCATCTTCCAGCCTCCCCGTACTCCTCTGCCTCCACTCCGAAAACCATCTTTCCGCTCTCCTCTTCCTTCCCTTCCCCCttcccttcctcctcctcctccacctccacgcACCAAGACCAGGACTCACTCCTTTTGCAACCATGCCATAGTCCGCCAGCTGTCCTCCAACT GCGGCCTTCAGGACGCTAACACTCTTGGTTTTTCCtccatgttttctgttt GTTCGGTGCACGCTACCTCCATAGCAGCCAGTCGTGTGGAGCAGGCTCTATCCGAAGTCGCCTCCTCCCTGCAGAGCAGTGCCCCCAAGCATGGACCCCTGCACCCCTGGATGACCCTGGCTCAGATCTGGCTCCATGCAG CTGAGGTGTACATGGGCATGTCAAAACCTGCTGAGGCCACGGCGTGCACACAGGAAGCCGCCAACCTCTTCCCCACATCCCACAACGTCCTCTACATGAGGGGGCAGATAGCCGAGCTGAGGGGCAACATAGACGAAGCCAAGCGGTGGTACGAGGAGGCCCTGTCCATCAACCCCACTCAT
- the ttc7b gene encoding tetratricopeptide repeat protein 7B isoform X4, which translates to MTARKSGSRLETEIERCRSEAQWDKIPELVRQLSAKLISNDDLGELLLGECKLQTYLKENPIKQGTSPRVQRPKLLEVRKHLTAALDRGNLKPDYIQEASLLMAKLCYVEGEYKDALGHYSKVNLDDMQLAGAPVYRLSMIAESYATKGLCLEKVPAASPSLSNKNAGSPASNRSMTEREQEIITCYEKSGDIALLYLQEAEKALSAGIQNRSPKPGPTAQDQELGYFLETGLQRAHVIHFKNGNLTQGVGRFREILRAIETRTTQNLRMTIARQLAEILLRGMCEQSYWSPVEDPPVVSPLDDPTRQGHTHSKSYSLSRRPRVYSGENLFCPQENTEEALLLLLISESMANRDAVLSRIPEHNNDRIISLQSASVVYDLLTIALGRRGQYEMLSECLERAMKFAFEEFHLWYQLALSLMAAGKSARAVKVLKECIRLKPDDPTIPLLAVKLCIGPLHWLDEGECFAKMVIDMGEKAAEFRAKGYLAIGLVYSLKATDASLRSTQEEYQRKALGAFQRAQSLSPTDHLAAFYLALQLAVSRQIPEALGYVRQALQLQGDDVHSLHLLALLLSAQKHYHDALNIIEMALSEYPENFNLLYTKVKLEAMCRGPEEALLTCKHMLQIWKSFYNLTNPSLWSDFFVKNLGIFCKYPKDVAFTPVPECRSQCQPDSGRGSSLLDRAIADRRQLNAMTLPDFSDPETGSVHATSIAASRVEQALSEVASSLQSSAPKHGPLHPWMTLAQIWLHAAEVYMGMSKPAEATACTQEAANLFPTSHNVLYMRGQIAELRGNIDEAKRWYEEALSINPTHVKTMQRLGLILHQLQRYSLSEKVLRDAVQVNSTAHDVWNSLGEVLQAQGNAAAATECFLTALELEASSPILPFTIIPRAL; encoded by the exons ATGACAGCGAGGAAGTCTGGCTCACGACTGGAGACAGAGATAGAGCGATGCCGCTCGGAGGCCCAGTGGGATAAGATTCCAGAGTTGGTGCGACAGCTCTCGGCTAAACTGATATCAAACG ATGACCTGGGTGAGCTGCTGTTGGGTGAATGTAAGCTGCAGACGTACCTGAAGGAGAATCCCATCAAGCAAGGTACAAGTCCCAGGGTCCAACGGCCAAAACTGCTGGAGGTCAGGAAGCATCTCACTGCTGCTCTGGACAGAGGAAACCTGAAG CCGGATTACATCCAGGAAGCCAGCCTGTTAATGGCCAAACTGTGCTATGTGGAGGGAGAATACAAAGATGCTTTAG GGCACTACAGCAAGGTGAACCTGGATGATATGCAGCTGGCTGGAGCTCCTGTGTACAGGCTGTCTATGATAGCAGAGTCTTATGCGACTAAAG GTTTGTGCCTAGAGAAAGTCCCAGCTGCTTCGCCGTCTCTATCCAATAAGAACGCCGGGTCTCCGGCGTCCAACAGAAGCATGACCGAGCGGGAGCAGGAGATCATCACCTGCTACGAAAAGTCTGGAGACATCGCTTTGCTCTATCTGCAGGAGGCCGAGAAG GCGTTGTCAGCAGGGATTCAGAACCGCAGTCCAAAACCTGGCCCGACAGCTCAGGACCAGGAGCTGGGCTACTTCCTAGAGACGGGCCTTCAGAGAGCCCATGTCATCCATTTCAAGAATGG CAACCTGACACAAGGTGTGGGCAGGTTTCGAGAGATTCTTCGGGCTATTGAGACCAGAACCACCCAGAACCTACGAATG ACCATAGCCAGACAGCTTGCAGAGATCTTGCTCAGAGGAATGTGTGAACAGAGTTACTGGTCTCCTGTTGAAGACCCACCCGTTGTGTCGCCCCTGGACGATCCGACACGCCAAGGACACACTCATAGCAAGAGCTACAGCCTAAGCCGACGCCCACGAGTGTACTCGGGAGAGAA TCTGTTTTGCCCTCAGGAGAACACAGAAGAAgccttgctgctgctgctcatcaGTGAATCCATG gccAACCGTGACGCCGTCCTAAGCAGAATTCCCGAACACAACAACGATCGGATCATCAGTCTGCAGTCGGCCTCGGTGGTGTATGACCTGCTGACTATAGCTCTGGGCAGGAGAGGGCAGTATGAGATGTTGTCAGAG TGTTTGGAGAGAGCCATGAAGTTCGCCTTTGAGGAGTTCCACTTGTGGTATCAGCTCGCCTTGTCGCTGATGGCAGCAGGCAAATCAGCTCGTGCCGTTAAGGTTCTCAAGGAGTGTATCCGCCTGAAGCCCGATGACCCCACCATCCCGCTGCTGGCCGTAAAGCTGTGCATCGGACCTCTGCACTGG CTGGATGAAGGAGAATGCTTTGCAAAGATGGTGATTGACATGGGAGAGAAAGCAGCTGAATTCAGAGCCAAAGGCTACTTGGCAATAGGTTTGGTTTACAGCCTCAAAGCCACTGATG CGTCATTGCGGAGCACACAGGAGGAATACCAGAGGAAAGCTTTGGGAGCCTTCCAGAG AGCTCAGAGTCTGTCTCCAACTGACCATTTGGCAGCCTTCTACTTGGCGCTGCAGCTTGCCGTGTCCAGACAG atcCCCGAGGCGCTAGGCTATGTTCGACAGGCGCTGCAGCTTCAAGGAGATGACGTCCACTCCCTTCACCTGCTGGCCCTGCTTCTCTCTGCCCAGAAACACTACCACGATGCTCTCAATATCATAGAGATGGCTCTCTCCGAGTACCCCGAAAACTTCAA tcTGTTGTATACCAAGGTCAAACTGGAGGCTATGTGTAGAGGACCCGAAGAAGCTCTGCTCACCTGTAAACACATGCTGCAGATCTGGAAGAGCTTTTACAACCTTACCAACCCCAG TCTGTGGAGTGACTTCTTTGTGAAGAACTTGGGAATTTTCTGCAAATATCCAAAGGATGTGGCATTTACGCCCGTTCCCGAGTGCCGCTCCCAGTGCCAACC TGATTCGGGGCGTGGCAGCAGTCTGTTGGATAGAGCCATAGCAGACAGGCGACAGCTCAACGCTATGACCCTGCCTGACTTCAGTGACCCTGAGACTG GTTCGGTGCACGCTACCTCCATAGCAGCCAGTCGTGTGGAGCAGGCTCTATCCGAAGTCGCCTCCTCCCTGCAGAGCAGTGCCCCCAAGCATGGACCCCTGCACCCCTGGATGACCCTGGCTCAGATCTGGCTCCATGCAG CTGAGGTGTACATGGGCATGTCAAAACCTGCTGAGGCCACGGCGTGCACACAGGAAGCCGCCAACCTCTTCCCCACATCCCACAACGTCCTCTACATGAGGGGGCAGATAGCCGAGCTGAGGGGCAACATAGACGAAGCCAAGCGGTGGTACGAGGAGGCCCTGTCCATCAACCCCACTCAT
- the ttc7b gene encoding tetratricopeptide repeat protein 7B isoform X5, which yields MTARKSGSRLETEIERCRSEAQWDKIPELVRQLSAKLISNDDLGELLLGECKLQTYLKENPIKQGTSPRVQRPKLLEVRKHLTAALDRGNLKPDYIQEASLLMAKLCYVEGEYKDALGHYSKVNLDDMQLAGAPVYRLSMIAESYATKGLCLEKVPAASPSLSNKNAGSPASNRSMTEREQEIITCYEKSGDIALLYLQEAEKALSAGIQNRSPKPGPTAQDQELGYFLETGLQRAHVIHFKNGNLTQGVGRFREILRAIETRTTQNLRMTIARQLAEILLRGMCEQSYWSPVEDPPVVSPLDDPTRQGHTHSKSYSLSRRPRVYSGENLFCPQENTEEALLLLLISESMANRDAVLSRIPEHNNDRIISLQSASVVYDLLTIALGRRGQYEMLSECLERAMKFAFEEFHLWYQLALSLMAAGKSARAVKVLKECIRLKPDDPTIPLLAVKLCIGPLHWLDEGECFAKMVIDMGEKAAEFRAKGYLAIGLVYSLKATDASLRSTQEEYQRKALGAFQRAQSLSPTDHLAAFYLALQLAVSRQIPEALGYVRQALQLQGDDVHSLHLLALLLSAQKHYHDALNIIEMALSEYPENFNLLYTKVKLEAMCRGPEEALLTCKHMLQIWKSFYNLTNPSDSGRGSSLLDRAIADRRQLNAMTLPDFSDPETGSVHATSIAASRVEQALSEVASSLQSSAPKHGPLHPWMTLAQIWLHAAEVYMGMSKPAEATACTQEAANLFPTSHNVLYMRGQIAELRGNIDEAKRWYEEALSINPTHVKTMQRLGLILHQLQRYSLSEKVLRDAVQVNSTAHDVWNSLGEVLQAQGNAAAATECFLTALELEASSPILPFTIIPRAL from the exons ATGACAGCGAGGAAGTCTGGCTCACGACTGGAGACAGAGATAGAGCGATGCCGCTCGGAGGCCCAGTGGGATAAGATTCCAGAGTTGGTGCGACAGCTCTCGGCTAAACTGATATCAAACG ATGACCTGGGTGAGCTGCTGTTGGGTGAATGTAAGCTGCAGACGTACCTGAAGGAGAATCCCATCAAGCAAGGTACAAGTCCCAGGGTCCAACGGCCAAAACTGCTGGAGGTCAGGAAGCATCTCACTGCTGCTCTGGACAGAGGAAACCTGAAG CCGGATTACATCCAGGAAGCCAGCCTGTTAATGGCCAAACTGTGCTATGTGGAGGGAGAATACAAAGATGCTTTAG GGCACTACAGCAAGGTGAACCTGGATGATATGCAGCTGGCTGGAGCTCCTGTGTACAGGCTGTCTATGATAGCAGAGTCTTATGCGACTAAAG GTTTGTGCCTAGAGAAAGTCCCAGCTGCTTCGCCGTCTCTATCCAATAAGAACGCCGGGTCTCCGGCGTCCAACAGAAGCATGACCGAGCGGGAGCAGGAGATCATCACCTGCTACGAAAAGTCTGGAGACATCGCTTTGCTCTATCTGCAGGAGGCCGAGAAG GCGTTGTCAGCAGGGATTCAGAACCGCAGTCCAAAACCTGGCCCGACAGCTCAGGACCAGGAGCTGGGCTACTTCCTAGAGACGGGCCTTCAGAGAGCCCATGTCATCCATTTCAAGAATGG CAACCTGACACAAGGTGTGGGCAGGTTTCGAGAGATTCTTCGGGCTATTGAGACCAGAACCACCCAGAACCTACGAATG ACCATAGCCAGACAGCTTGCAGAGATCTTGCTCAGAGGAATGTGTGAACAGAGTTACTGGTCTCCTGTTGAAGACCCACCCGTTGTGTCGCCCCTGGACGATCCGACACGCCAAGGACACACTCATAGCAAGAGCTACAGCCTAAGCCGACGCCCACGAGTGTACTCGGGAGAGAA TCTGTTTTGCCCTCAGGAGAACACAGAAGAAgccttgctgctgctgctcatcaGTGAATCCATG gccAACCGTGACGCCGTCCTAAGCAGAATTCCCGAACACAACAACGATCGGATCATCAGTCTGCAGTCGGCCTCGGTGGTGTATGACCTGCTGACTATAGCTCTGGGCAGGAGAGGGCAGTATGAGATGTTGTCAGAG TGTTTGGAGAGAGCCATGAAGTTCGCCTTTGAGGAGTTCCACTTGTGGTATCAGCTCGCCTTGTCGCTGATGGCAGCAGGCAAATCAGCTCGTGCCGTTAAGGTTCTCAAGGAGTGTATCCGCCTGAAGCCCGATGACCCCACCATCCCGCTGCTGGCCGTAAAGCTGTGCATCGGACCTCTGCACTGG CTGGATGAAGGAGAATGCTTTGCAAAGATGGTGATTGACATGGGAGAGAAAGCAGCTGAATTCAGAGCCAAAGGCTACTTGGCAATAGGTTTGGTTTACAGCCTCAAAGCCACTGATG CGTCATTGCGGAGCACACAGGAGGAATACCAGAGGAAAGCTTTGGGAGCCTTCCAGAG AGCTCAGAGTCTGTCTCCAACTGACCATTTGGCAGCCTTCTACTTGGCGCTGCAGCTTGCCGTGTCCAGACAG atcCCCGAGGCGCTAGGCTATGTTCGACAGGCGCTGCAGCTTCAAGGAGATGACGTCCACTCCCTTCACCTGCTGGCCCTGCTTCTCTCTGCCCAGAAACACTACCACGATGCTCTCAATATCATAGAGATGGCTCTCTCCGAGTACCCCGAAAACTTCAA tcTGTTGTATACCAAGGTCAAACTGGAGGCTATGTGTAGAGGACCCGAAGAAGCTCTGCTCACCTGTAAACACATGCTGCAGATCTGGAAGAGCTTTTACAACCTTACCAACCCCAG TGATTCGGGGCGTGGCAGCAGTCTGTTGGATAGAGCCATAGCAGACAGGCGACAGCTCAACGCTATGACCCTGCCTGACTTCAGTGACCCTGAGACTG GTTCGGTGCACGCTACCTCCATAGCAGCCAGTCGTGTGGAGCAGGCTCTATCCGAAGTCGCCTCCTCCCTGCAGAGCAGTGCCCCCAAGCATGGACCCCTGCACCCCTGGATGACCCTGGCTCAGATCTGGCTCCATGCAG CTGAGGTGTACATGGGCATGTCAAAACCTGCTGAGGCCACGGCGTGCACACAGGAAGCCGCCAACCTCTTCCCCACATCCCACAACGTCCTCTACATGAGGGGGCAGATAGCCGAGCTGAGGGGCAACATAGACGAAGCCAAGCGGTGGTACGAGGAGGCCCTGTCCATCAACCCCACTCAT
- the ttc7b gene encoding tetratricopeptide repeat protein 7B isoform X2, with protein MTARKSGSRLETEIERCRSEAQWDKIPELVRQLSAKLISNDDLGELLLGECKLQTYLKENPIKQGTSPRVQRPKLLEVRKHLTAALDRGNLKPDYIQEASLLMAKLCYVEGEYKDALGHYSKVNLDDMQLAGAPVYRLSMIAESYATKGLCLEKVPAASPSLSNKNAGSPASNRSMTEREQEIITCYEKSGDIALLYLQEAEKALSAGIQNRSPKPGPTAQDQELGYFLETGLQRAHVIHFKNGNLTQGVGRFREILRAIETRTTQNLRMTIARQLAEILLRGMCEQSYWSPVEDPPVVSPLDDPTRQGHTHSKSYSLSRRPRVYSGENLFCPQENTEEALLLLLISESMANRDAVLSRIPEHNNDRIISLQSASVVYDLLTIALGRRGQYEMLSECLERAMKFAFEEFHLWYQLALSLMAAGKSARAVKVLKECIRLKPDDPTIPLLAVKLCIGPLHWLDEGECFAKMVIDMGEKAAEFRAKGYLAIGLVYSLKATDASLRSTQEEYQRKALGAFQRAQSLSPTDHLAAFYLALQLAVSRQIPEALGYVRQALQLQGDDVHSLHLLALLLSAQKHYHDALNIIEMALSEYPENFNLLYTKVKLEAMCRGPEEALLTCKHMLQIWKSFYNLTNPSLWSDFFVKNLGIFCKYPKDVAFTPVPECRSQCQPDSGRGSSLLDRAIADRRQLNAMTLPDFSDPETVSGSSSSLSGFEPVSPTSPSTISTVSSPLSSPSSPVFIFQPPRTPLPPLRKPSFRSPLPSLPPSLPPPPPPPRTKTRTHSFCNHAIVRQLSSNCSVHATSIAASRVEQALSEVASSLQSSAPKHGPLHPWMTLAQIWLHAAEVYMGMSKPAEATACTQEAANLFPTSHNVLYMRGQIAELRGNIDEAKRWYEEALSINPTHVKTMQRLGLILHQLQRYSLSEKVLRDAVQVNSTAHDVWNSLGEVLQAQGNAAAATECFLTALELEASSPILPFTIIPRAL; from the exons ATGACAGCGAGGAAGTCTGGCTCACGACTGGAGACAGAGATAGAGCGATGCCGCTCGGAGGCCCAGTGGGATAAGATTCCAGAGTTGGTGCGACAGCTCTCGGCTAAACTGATATCAAACG ATGACCTGGGTGAGCTGCTGTTGGGTGAATGTAAGCTGCAGACGTACCTGAAGGAGAATCCCATCAAGCAAGGTACAAGTCCCAGGGTCCAACGGCCAAAACTGCTGGAGGTCAGGAAGCATCTCACTGCTGCTCTGGACAGAGGAAACCTGAAG CCGGATTACATCCAGGAAGCCAGCCTGTTAATGGCCAAACTGTGCTATGTGGAGGGAGAATACAAAGATGCTTTAG GGCACTACAGCAAGGTGAACCTGGATGATATGCAGCTGGCTGGAGCTCCTGTGTACAGGCTGTCTATGATAGCAGAGTCTTATGCGACTAAAG GTTTGTGCCTAGAGAAAGTCCCAGCTGCTTCGCCGTCTCTATCCAATAAGAACGCCGGGTCTCCGGCGTCCAACAGAAGCATGACCGAGCGGGAGCAGGAGATCATCACCTGCTACGAAAAGTCTGGAGACATCGCTTTGCTCTATCTGCAGGAGGCCGAGAAG GCGTTGTCAGCAGGGATTCAGAACCGCAGTCCAAAACCTGGCCCGACAGCTCAGGACCAGGAGCTGGGCTACTTCCTAGAGACGGGCCTTCAGAGAGCCCATGTCATCCATTTCAAGAATGG CAACCTGACACAAGGTGTGGGCAGGTTTCGAGAGATTCTTCGGGCTATTGAGACCAGAACCACCCAGAACCTACGAATG ACCATAGCCAGACAGCTTGCAGAGATCTTGCTCAGAGGAATGTGTGAACAGAGTTACTGGTCTCCTGTTGAAGACCCACCCGTTGTGTCGCCCCTGGACGATCCGACACGCCAAGGACACACTCATAGCAAGAGCTACAGCCTAAGCCGACGCCCACGAGTGTACTCGGGAGAGAA TCTGTTTTGCCCTCAGGAGAACACAGAAGAAgccttgctgctgctgctcatcaGTGAATCCATG gccAACCGTGACGCCGTCCTAAGCAGAATTCCCGAACACAACAACGATCGGATCATCAGTCTGCAGTCGGCCTCGGTGGTGTATGACCTGCTGACTATAGCTCTGGGCAGGAGAGGGCAGTATGAGATGTTGTCAGAG TGTTTGGAGAGAGCCATGAAGTTCGCCTTTGAGGAGTTCCACTTGTGGTATCAGCTCGCCTTGTCGCTGATGGCAGCAGGCAAATCAGCTCGTGCCGTTAAGGTTCTCAAGGAGTGTATCCGCCTGAAGCCCGATGACCCCACCATCCCGCTGCTGGCCGTAAAGCTGTGCATCGGACCTCTGCACTGG CTGGATGAAGGAGAATGCTTTGCAAAGATGGTGATTGACATGGGAGAGAAAGCAGCTGAATTCAGAGCCAAAGGCTACTTGGCAATAGGTTTGGTTTACAGCCTCAAAGCCACTGATG CGTCATTGCGGAGCACACAGGAGGAATACCAGAGGAAAGCTTTGGGAGCCTTCCAGAG AGCTCAGAGTCTGTCTCCAACTGACCATTTGGCAGCCTTCTACTTGGCGCTGCAGCTTGCCGTGTCCAGACAG atcCCCGAGGCGCTAGGCTATGTTCGACAGGCGCTGCAGCTTCAAGGAGATGACGTCCACTCCCTTCACCTGCTGGCCCTGCTTCTCTCTGCCCAGAAACACTACCACGATGCTCTCAATATCATAGAGATGGCTCTCTCCGAGTACCCCGAAAACTTCAA tcTGTTGTATACCAAGGTCAAACTGGAGGCTATGTGTAGAGGACCCGAAGAAGCTCTGCTCACCTGTAAACACATGCTGCAGATCTGGAAGAGCTTTTACAACCTTACCAACCCCAG TCTGTGGAGTGACTTCTTTGTGAAGAACTTGGGAATTTTCTGCAAATATCCAAAGGATGTGGCATTTACGCCCGTTCCCGAGTGCCGCTCCCAGTGCCAACC TGATTCGGGGCGTGGCAGCAGTCTGTTGGATAGAGCCATAGCAGACAGGCGACAGCTCAACGCTATGACCCTGCCTGACTTCAGTGACCCTGAGACTG TCTCAGGTTCTTCCTCTTCGCTCTCTGGTTTCGAACCAGTCTCCCCCACCTCCCCCTCCACCATTTCCACCGTCTCCTCCCCACTGTCTTCCCCTTCTTCCCCTGTCTTCATCTTCCAGCCTCCCCGTACTCCTCTGCCTCCACTCCGAAAACCATCTTTCCGCTCTCCTCTTCCTTCCCTTCCCCCttcccttcctcctcctcctccacctccacgcACCAAGACCAGGACTCACTCCTTTTGCAACCATGCCATAGTCCGCCAGCTGTCCTCCAACT GTTCGGTGCACGCTACCTCCATAGCAGCCAGTCGTGTGGAGCAGGCTCTATCCGAAGTCGCCTCCTCCCTGCAGAGCAGTGCCCCCAAGCATGGACCCCTGCACCCCTGGATGACCCTGGCTCAGATCTGGCTCCATGCAG CTGAGGTGTACATGGGCATGTCAAAACCTGCTGAGGCCACGGCGTGCACACAGGAAGCCGCCAACCTCTTCCCCACATCCCACAACGTCCTCTACATGAGGGGGCAGATAGCCGAGCTGAGGGGCAACATAGACGAAGCCAAGCGGTGGTACGAGGAGGCCCTGTCCATCAACCCCACTCAT